A genomic segment from Anas platyrhynchos isolate ZD024472 breed Pekin duck chromosome 5, IASCAAS_PekinDuck_T2T, whole genome shotgun sequence encodes:
- the RNH1 gene encoding ribonuclease inhibitor, translating to MDLDIQCEEMDPSRWAELLSTMKSCRSIRLDDCNLSSSNCKDLSSVINTNPSLTELKLNNNELGDAGIEYLCKGLLTPSCSLQKLWLQNCNLTSASCETLRSVLSAQPSLTELHVGDNKLGTAGVKVLCQGLMNPNCKLQKLQLEYCELTADIVEALNAALQTKPTLKELSLSNNTLGDTAVKQLCRGLVEASCNLELLHLENCGITSDSCRDISAVLSNKSSLIDLSVGDNKIGDSGLALLCHGLLHPHCRIQKLWLWDCDLTSASCKDLSRVLSTKETLLEVSLIDNNLRDSGMEMLCQALKDPKANLQELWVRECGLTTACCKAVSSVLSVNKHLKVLHIGENKLGDAGVELLCEGLLHPNCNIHSLWLGNCDLTAACCATLATLMVAKPCLTELDLSYNTLEDEGVRKLCEAVRNPNCKLQQLILYDIFWSSEVDDELRALEESKPEVKIIS from the exons ATGGACCTTGACATCCAGTGTGAGGAGATGGACCCGTCTCGATGGGCTGAGCTCCTGTCTACCATGAAATCCTGCAGAAGCATCAG GCTGGATGACTGCAATCTCTCCAGCAGCAACTGCAAGGACCTCTCCTCTGTCATCAACACGAACCCGTCCCTCACCGAGCTGAAGCTGAACAACAATGAGCTGGGAGATGCAGGCATTGAGTACCTGTGCAAAGGGCTGCTGACGCCCAGCTGTAGCCTGCAGAAGTTATG GCTGCAGAACTGCAACCTGACGAGCGCCAGCTGTGAGACTCTCCGCTCCGTCCTCAGCGCACAGCCGTCGCTGACAGAGCTGCACGTGGGTGACAACAAGCTGGGAACTGCTGGGGTGAAGGTGCTGTGCCAGGGGCTGATGAACCCCAACTGTaagctgcagaagctgca GCTGGAGTATTGTGAACTCACGGCTGATATTGTGGAAGCTCTCAATGCTGCTCTGCAAACCAAGCCCACCCTGAAGGAGCTCAGCCTGAGCAACAACACGCTGGGAGATACAGCTGTAAAGCAGCTGTGCCGGGGGCTGGTGGAGGCAAGCTGCAACTTAGAGTTACTACA cctgGAAAACTGCGGAATAACCAGTGACAGCTGTCGGGACATCAGCGCGGTGCTGAGCAACAAGTCGtcgctgatagatctgtctgtGGGGGATAACAAGATTGGGGACTCCGGCCTGGCTCTACTGTGCCACGGACTGCTGCATCCACACTGCAGAATCCAGAAGCTGTG GTTATGGGACTGCGATCTCACAAGCGCTAGCTGTAAAGATCTCTCCAGAGTCCTCAGTACAAAAGAGACCCTCCTAGAGGTCAGCCTGATAGACAATAACCTGAGAGACTCAGGAATGGAGATGCTGTGTCAGGCGCTCAAGGATCCCAAAGCTAACCTCCAGGAGCTATG gGTTAGAGAATGCGGGCTCACAACTGCCTGCTGCAAGGCAGTCAGCTCTGTTCTCAGTGTGAACAAACACTTGAAAGTGCTGCACATTGGTGAGAACAAGCTGGGAGATGCAGGTGTTGAACTCCTGTGTGAAGGACTGCTGCACCCCAACTGCAACATCCACTCCCTATG GTTGGGCAACTGCGATCTCACTGCAGCCTGCTGTGCCACGCTCGCCACCCTCATGGTTGCCAAGCCGTGCCTTACGGAGCTGGACCTGAGCTACAACACTCTGGAGGATGAAGGCGTGAGGAAGCTCTGCGAAGCCGTGAGGAATCCCAACTGCAAGCTGCAGCAGTTGAT TTTGTATGACATTTTCTGGAGTTCTGAAGTGGATGATGAACTAAGAGCCCTGGAAGAATCCAAGCCTGAAGTGAAGATCATTTCATGA
- the LOC101803956 gene encoding synaptotagmin-5 isoform X1 translates to MSLPVTSRSFLLLHLQRRWMGYVIQSTYPSSCTWPCNKEEQGMTEDSSISLTLHSLQLPFSNTWKYGILAIAILLLLVALTILACQVCQLQKRHRARKKKKYHSEDRVRIRAGNGFWGKKMPPLLLDTSKPSNVDFKMTELRAELGEPHSCPSCSTTEDPSSDGGLLPSSRGKLKFSLLYRRERCELLVSSLEAWGLPGRGHARSAVRVRLLQEVPSHIPGLQCVVQEWRSRVVKSCSRPAFGDHFVCSLRDAEVEKSTLKLEVQRFDKYSRNAALGEVRVALRELKASRSLAVCAELQKTTKDIVGEVLVSLKCLPISQRIEVGLLKAKTTPPRSTAGTNVYARIDVSCRHHRQKHQKSRPRAHTPLIIFNETFLFHMPEPPVWDCTVLVSIYQVGSDPRHLIGQATVEKSRAREASDHWDLVKKSIQQPVAQWHPLLV, encoded by the exons ATGTCTCTGCCAGTCACTTCCCGTTCATTTCTACTGCTTCATCTCCAGCGGAGGTGGATGGGGTATGTTATACAGAGCACATACCCCAGCAGCTGCACGTGGCCCTGCAACAAAG agGAACAAGGCATGACAGAGGACAGCTCCATCTCGCTCACCTTGCACAGCTTACAGCTGCCTTTTTCCAATACCTGGAAGTATGGGATCTTGGCAATAGCCATCCTTTTGCTCCTGGTGGCCCTGACCATCTTAGCTTGCCAGGTGTGTCAGCTCCAGAAACGCCACAGGGCTAGGAAAA AGAAGAAATACCACAGTGAAGACAGGGTGAGGATAAGGGCAGGGAACGGCTTTTGGGGGAAGAAGATGCCACCTCTCCTGCTTGACACCTCTAAGCCGAGCAATGTGGATTTCAAG atgacgGAGTTACGAGCAGAGCTGGGCGAGCCACATtcctgcccctcctgcagcaccaccGAAGACCCGAGCAGTGATGGGGGACTCCTGCCCAGCTCCCGGGGCAAACTGAAGTTCTCTCTCCTCTACCGCAGAGAGCGATGTGAGCTGCTCGTGAGCAGCCTGGAGGCATGGGGGCTGCCAGGCCGCGGGCACGCCAGGTCTGCTGTCCGGGTCCGACTGCTGCAGGAGGTCCCGTCACACATCCCTGGGCTCCAGTGCGTGGTCCAAGAATGGAGAAGCCGGGTGgtgaagagctgcagcaggccaGCCTTCGGGGACCATTTTGTCTGCTCCCTGCGGGACGCCGAGGTGGAGAAGAGCACTCTGAAGTTGGAG GTTCAGCGGTTTGACAAATACTCCAGAAACGCTGCGCTGGGGGAAGTCAGGGTTGCCCTGAGGGAGCTGAAGGCTTCCCGAAGCCTGGCTGTgtgtgcagagctgcagaagaCCACAAAG GACATCGTGGGAGAAGTGCTCGTGTCGCTGAAGTGCCTTCCCATCTCTCAGAGGATAGAGGTCGGGCTGCTCAAGGCAAAGACGACCCCCCCTCGCAGCACTGCAGGTACAA ATGTATATGCGAGGATCGATGTTTCCTGCAGGCACCACAGACAAAAGCACCAGAAGTCCAGGCCGCGGGCCCACACACCGCTCATCATTTTCAACGAGACTTTTCTGTTCCACATGCCTGAGCCTCCCGTGTGGGACTGCACCGTGCTTGTCTCCATTTACCAAGTGGGCTCTGACCCCAGGCACCTCATCGGACAGGCCACGGTGGAGAAGAGCAGAGCGAGGGAAGCGTCCGACCACTGGGACCTCGTGAAGAAGTCCATCCAGCAGCCCGTAGCTCAGTGGCACCCTCTCCTCGTTTAG
- the LOC101803956 gene encoding synaptotagmin-5 isoform X2, translating to MSLPVTSRSFLLLHLQRRWMGYVIQSTYPSSCTWPCNKEEQGMTEDSSISLTLHSLQLPFSNTWKYGILAIAILLLLVALTILACQVCQLQKRHRARKKKKYHSEDRVRIRAGNGFWGKKMPPLLLDTSKPSNVDFKMTELRAELGEPHSCPSCSTTEDPSSDGGLLPSSRGKLKFSLLYRRERCELLVSSLEAWGLPGRGHARSAVRVRLLQEVPSHIPGLQCVVQEWRSRVVKSCSRPAFGDHFVCSLRDAEVEKSTLKLEVQRFDKYSRNAALGEVRVALRELKASRSLAVCAELQKTTKDIVGEVLVSLKCLPISQRIEVGLLKAKTTPPRSTADVYARIDVSCRHHRQKHQKSRPRAHTPLIIFNETFLFHMPEPPVWDCTVLVSIYQVGSDPRHLIGQATVEKSRAREASDHWDLVKKSIQQPVAQWHPLLV from the exons ATGTCTCTGCCAGTCACTTCCCGTTCATTTCTACTGCTTCATCTCCAGCGGAGGTGGATGGGGTATGTTATACAGAGCACATACCCCAGCAGCTGCACGTGGCCCTGCAACAAAG agGAACAAGGCATGACAGAGGACAGCTCCATCTCGCTCACCTTGCACAGCTTACAGCTGCCTTTTTCCAATACCTGGAAGTATGGGATCTTGGCAATAGCCATCCTTTTGCTCCTGGTGGCCCTGACCATCTTAGCTTGCCAGGTGTGTCAGCTCCAGAAACGCCACAGGGCTAGGAAAA AGAAGAAATACCACAGTGAAGACAGGGTGAGGATAAGGGCAGGGAACGGCTTTTGGGGGAAGAAGATGCCACCTCTCCTGCTTGACACCTCTAAGCCGAGCAATGTGGATTTCAAG atgacgGAGTTACGAGCAGAGCTGGGCGAGCCACATtcctgcccctcctgcagcaccaccGAAGACCCGAGCAGTGATGGGGGACTCCTGCCCAGCTCCCGGGGCAAACTGAAGTTCTCTCTCCTCTACCGCAGAGAGCGATGTGAGCTGCTCGTGAGCAGCCTGGAGGCATGGGGGCTGCCAGGCCGCGGGCACGCCAGGTCTGCTGTCCGGGTCCGACTGCTGCAGGAGGTCCCGTCACACATCCCTGGGCTCCAGTGCGTGGTCCAAGAATGGAGAAGCCGGGTGgtgaagagctgcagcaggccaGCCTTCGGGGACCATTTTGTCTGCTCCCTGCGGGACGCCGAGGTGGAGAAGAGCACTCTGAAGTTGGAG GTTCAGCGGTTTGACAAATACTCCAGAAACGCTGCGCTGGGGGAAGTCAGGGTTGCCCTGAGGGAGCTGAAGGCTTCCCGAAGCCTGGCTGTgtgtgcagagctgcagaagaCCACAAAG GACATCGTGGGAGAAGTGCTCGTGTCGCTGAAGTGCCTTCCCATCTCTCAGAGGATAGAGGTCGGGCTGCTCAAGGCAAAGACGACCCCCCCTCGCAGCACTGCAG ATGTATATGCGAGGATCGATGTTTCCTGCAGGCACCACAGACAAAAGCACCAGAAGTCCAGGCCGCGGGCCCACACACCGCTCATCATTTTCAACGAGACTTTTCTGTTCCACATGCCTGAGCCTCCCGTGTGGGACTGCACCGTGCTTGTCTCCATTTACCAAGTGGGCTCTGACCCCAGGCACCTCATCGGACAGGCCACGGTGGAGAAGAGCAGAGCGAGGGAAGCGTCCGACCACTGGGACCTCGTGAAGAAGTCCATCCAGCAGCCCGTAGCTCAGTGGCACCCTCTCCTCGTTTAG
- the LOC101803956 gene encoding synaptotagmin-5 isoform X3, whose protein sequence is MTEDSSISLTLHSLQLPFSNTWKYGILAIAILLLLVALTILACQVCQLQKRHRARKKKKYHSEDRVRIRAGNGFWGKKMPPLLLDTSKPSNVDFKMTELRAELGEPHSCPSCSTTEDPSSDGGLLPSSRGKLKFSLLYRRERCELLVSSLEAWGLPGRGHARSAVRVRLLQEVPSHIPGLQCVVQEWRSRVVKSCSRPAFGDHFVCSLRDAEVEKSTLKLEVQRFDKYSRNAALGEVRVALRELKASRSLAVCAELQKTTKDIVGEVLVSLKCLPISQRIEVGLLKAKTTPPRSTAGTNVYARIDVSCRHHRQKHQKSRPRAHTPLIIFNETFLFHMPEPPVWDCTVLVSIYQVGSDPRHLIGQATVEKSRAREASDHWDLVKKSIQQPVAQWHPLLV, encoded by the exons ATGACAGAGGACAGCTCCATCTCGCTCACCTTGCACAGCTTACAGCTGCCTTTTTCCAATACCTGGAAGTATGGGATCTTGGCAATAGCCATCCTTTTGCTCCTGGTGGCCCTGACCATCTTAGCTTGCCAGGTGTGTCAGCTCCAGAAACGCCACAGGGCTAGGAAAA AGAAGAAATACCACAGTGAAGACAGGGTGAGGATAAGGGCAGGGAACGGCTTTTGGGGGAAGAAGATGCCACCTCTCCTGCTTGACACCTCTAAGCCGAGCAATGTGGATTTCAAG atgacgGAGTTACGAGCAGAGCTGGGCGAGCCACATtcctgcccctcctgcagcaccaccGAAGACCCGAGCAGTGATGGGGGACTCCTGCCCAGCTCCCGGGGCAAACTGAAGTTCTCTCTCCTCTACCGCAGAGAGCGATGTGAGCTGCTCGTGAGCAGCCTGGAGGCATGGGGGCTGCCAGGCCGCGGGCACGCCAGGTCTGCTGTCCGGGTCCGACTGCTGCAGGAGGTCCCGTCACACATCCCTGGGCTCCAGTGCGTGGTCCAAGAATGGAGAAGCCGGGTGgtgaagagctgcagcaggccaGCCTTCGGGGACCATTTTGTCTGCTCCCTGCGGGACGCCGAGGTGGAGAAGAGCACTCTGAAGTTGGAG GTTCAGCGGTTTGACAAATACTCCAGAAACGCTGCGCTGGGGGAAGTCAGGGTTGCCCTGAGGGAGCTGAAGGCTTCCCGAAGCCTGGCTGTgtgtgcagagctgcagaagaCCACAAAG GACATCGTGGGAGAAGTGCTCGTGTCGCTGAAGTGCCTTCCCATCTCTCAGAGGATAGAGGTCGGGCTGCTCAAGGCAAAGACGACCCCCCCTCGCAGCACTGCAGGTACAA ATGTATATGCGAGGATCGATGTTTCCTGCAGGCACCACAGACAAAAGCACCAGAAGTCCAGGCCGCGGGCCCACACACCGCTCATCATTTTCAACGAGACTTTTCTGTTCCACATGCCTGAGCCTCCCGTGTGGGACTGCACCGTGCTTGTCTCCATTTACCAAGTGGGCTCTGACCCCAGGCACCTCATCGGACAGGCCACGGTGGAGAAGAGCAGAGCGAGGGAAGCGTCCGACCACTGGGACCTCGTGAAGAAGTCCATCCAGCAGCCCGTAGCTCAGTGGCACCCTCTCCTCGTTTAG